A window from Solanum stenotomum isolate F172 chromosome 7, ASM1918654v1, whole genome shotgun sequence encodes these proteins:
- the LOC125870164 gene encoding alcohol dehydrogenase class-3 codes for MATQGQVITCKAAVAWEPNKPLVIEDVQVAPPQAGEVRVKVLYTALCHTDAYTWSGKDPEGLFPCVLGHEAAGIVESVGEGVTEVQPGDHVIPCYQAECRECKFCKSGKTNLCGKVRAATGVGVMMNDRKSRFSINGKPIYHFMGTSTFSQYTVVHDVSVAKIDPTAPLEKVCLLGCGVPTGLGAVWNTAKVEPGSIVAVFGLGTVGLAVAEGAKAAGASRIIGIDIDSKKFDRAKNFGVTEFINPKEHEQPIQQVIVDLTDGGVDYSFECIGNVSVMRAALECCHKGWGTSVIVGVAASGQEISTRPFQLVTGRVWKGTAFGGFKSRSQVPSLVDKYLKKEIKVDEYITHSMTLADINKAFDLMHDGDCLRVVLDMFV; via the exons ATGGCTACACAAGGTCAAGTCATCACCTGCAAAG CTGCGGTGGCCTGGGAACCCAACAAGCCTTTGGTGATTGAGGATGTGCAGGTGGCGCCACCGCAAGCCGGTGAAGTTCGGGTTAAAGTTTTGTATACTGCTCTCTGCCATACCGATGCTTATACCTGGAGTGGCAAG GATCCTGAGGGTCTCTTTCCATGTGTTCTTGGTCATGAGGCTGCAGG GATAGTAGAAAGTGTTGGTGAGGGAGTGACTGAGGTTCAGCCAGGAGACCATGTTATACCTTGCTACCAGGCAGAATGCAGAGAATGCAAGTTCTGCAAATCAGGAAAGACCAATCTTTGTGGTAAAGTAAGGGCTGCTACTGGAGTGGGAGTTATGATGAACGACCGCAAGAGTCGATTTTCTATCAATGGAAAACCGATCTATCATTTCATGGGAACTTCAACCTTCAGTCAGTACACTGTTGTCCATGATGTTAGTGTTGCAAAGATTGACCCAACAGCTCCTCTGGAGAAAGTCTGCCTTCTCGGGTGTGGTGTTCCAACTG GCCTTGGAGCTGTTTGGAACACTGCAAAAGTTGAACCAGGTTCCATTGTTGCCGTCTTTGGCCTGGGAACAGTTGGTCTTGCT GTGGCGGAGGGTGCAAAAGCTGCTGGTGCTTCACGAATTATTGGAATTGATATTGACAGCAAAAAGTTCGATAGAG CCAAAAATTTTGGTGTGACTGAATTCATCAATCCCAAGGAGCATGAGCAACCCATTCAGCAAGTCATTGTGGATCTTACAGATGGTGGTGTTGATTACAGTTTTGAGTGCATAGGAAATGTCTCTGTTATGAGGGCTGCTTTAGAGTGTTGTCACAAG GGTTGGGGAACCTCAGTGATTGTAGGTGTTGCTGCTTCTGGTCAGGAGATATCTACACGTCCATTTCAGCTGGTAACTGGTCGTGTTTGGAAGGGAACTGCTTTTGGTGGTTTCAAAAGCCGATCACAAGTTCCTTCCCTCGTGGACAAGTATTTAAAGAAG GAAATCAAGGTGGATGAATACATCACTCATAGCATGACACTTGCGGACATAAACAAAGCTTTTGACCTGATGCATGACGGGGACTGCCTCCGTGTTGTCCTGGATATGTTTGTATGA
- the LOC125870160 gene encoding uncharacterized protein LOC125870160 isoform X3 has translation MALWMEAGSEPKTEKELADLDAISALKESTVFELKELGNEYVKKGKEHYSDAIDCYTRAINQNALSDAEQSILCSNRAHVNLLLGNYRRALQDAEDAIKLNPSNVKALYRAAKASVFLNLLAEAKGLCEKGLQHSSSNEELKKLARHIDIQKSEMERRDAEVSKAVSSAKTIVSAFETRGLKIAKPMYQELTGLRKPTLDKNNILHWAVLLLYPEVMSSDFIEEFCETDMFSAHLDMMFSEGCPPLPWDKENAYTRDAVELYYEACAGVCLSKRDILQYLLEGTAASHVEDFGDEESASAQSSTKGSISQEDGPGWVKINEKTTLYNVLKEPSCVVPGLPVFWVVSRNSSFYKDFKSGNWSAPELA, from the exons GAGTTAGGTAATGAATATGTCAAGAAGGGCAAGGAGCATTACTCGGATGCTATTGATTGCTATACAAGGGCAATAAATCAGAATGCTTTAAGTGATGCTGAGCAGTCAATTCTCTGTTCAAACAGAGCTCATGTCAATCTTCTCTTGGGGAATTATAGACGTGCACTCCAGGATGCAGAAGATGCAATCAAATTAAATCCAAGTAATGTTAAG GCTCTTTATCGAGCAGCAAAAGCATCAGTTTTTCTGAATCTTCTGGCTGAAGCAAAAGGGCTCTGCGAGAAAGGTCTTCAGCACTCGTCATCTAATGAAGAACTGAAGAAGCTTGCTAGGCACATCGATATACAGAAATCAGAAATGGAACGTCGTGATGCTGAAGTGTCTAAAGCAGTATCTTCTGCTAAG ACCATTGTTTCTGCATTTGAGACTAGAGGATTGAAGATTGCGAAGCCCATGTATCAAGAACTCACTGGACTAAGAAAACCAACATTagacaaaaataatattcttcATTGGGCAGTTCTTCTTCTGTATCCAGAGGTCATGTCCAGTGACTTCATAGAGGAGTTCTGTGAGACCGACATGTTTTCAGCTCATCTTGATATG ATGTTTTCAGAAGGTTGTCCACCTCTTCCTTGGGACAAAGAAAATGCTTACACTCGTGATGCTGTTGAGTTGTATTATGAG GCTTGTGCTGGTGTCTGTTTATCCAAGCGGGATATTCTTCAGTATCTGCTGGAAGGAACAGCTGCTTCTCATGTGGAAGACTTTGGTGATGAGGAGAGTGCTTCTGCTCAGAGTTCAACCAAGGGTAGCATTTCACAAG AGGATGGCCCTGGATGGGTTAAAATTAATGAGAAGACAACACTTTATAATGTTCTAAAGGAACCGAGTTGTGTAGTTCCTGGGCTTCCTG TGTTTTGGGTTGTCTCGAGGAATTCCAGCTTCTATAAAGACTTCAAATCTGGAAATTGGTCTGCTCCAGAACTAGCATGA
- the LOC125870160 gene encoding uncharacterized protein LOC125870160 isoform X1 — protein sequence MKILLVGLKLDGLNGDVLSRGSECWAAMSVVRMLRCVVISAPSKYKFRQSKGLAAITMALWMEAGSEPKTEKELADLDAISSLKESTAFELKELGNEYVKKGKEHYSDAIDCYTRAINQNALSDAEQSILCSNRAHVNLLLGNYRRALQDAEDAIKLNPSNVKALYRAAKASVFLNLLAEAKGLCEKGLQHSSSNEELKKLARHIDIQKSEMERRDAEVSKAVSSAKTIVSAFETRGLKIAKPMYQELTGLRKPTLDKNNILHWAVLLLYPEVMSSDFIEEFCETDMFSAHLDMMFSEGCPPLPWDKENAYTRDAVELYYEACAGVCLSKRDILQYLLEGTAASHVEDFGDEESASAQSSTKGSISQEDGPGWVKINEKTTLYNVLKEPSCVVPGLPVFWVVSRNSSFYKDFKSGNWSAPELA from the exons CTCCGAGCAAATACAAGTTTCGGCAATCAAAAGGTTTGGCTGCTATAACAATGGCGTTATGGATGGAGGCAGGTTCAGAACCTAAAACAGAGAAAGAATTGGCTGATCTTGATGCTATCTCCTCACTCAAAGAGTCTACCGCTTTTGAACTTaag GAGTTAGGTAATGAATATGTCAAGAAGGGCAAGGAGCATTACTCGGATGCTATTGATTGCTATACAAGGGCAATAAATCAGAATGCTTTAAGTGATGCTGAGCAGTCAATTCTCTGTTCAAACAGAGCTCATGTCAATCTTCTCTTGGGGAATTATAGACGTGCACTCCAGGATGCAGAAGATGCAATCAAATTAAATCCAAGTAATGTTAAG GCTCTTTATCGAGCAGCAAAAGCATCAGTTTTTCTGAATCTTCTGGCTGAAGCAAAAGGGCTCTGCGAGAAAGGTCTTCAGCACTCGTCATCTAATGAAGAACTGAAGAAGCTTGCTAGGCACATCGATATACAGAAATCAGAAATGGAACGTCGTGATGCTGAAGTGTCTAAAGCAGTATCTTCTGCTAAG ACCATTGTTTCTGCATTTGAGACTAGAGGATTGAAGATTGCGAAGCCCATGTATCAAGAACTCACTGGACTAAGAAAACCAACATTagacaaaaataatattcttcATTGGGCAGTTCTTCTTCTGTATCCAGAGGTCATGTCCAGTGACTTCATAGAGGAGTTCTGTGAGACCGACATGTTTTCAGCTCATCTTGATATG ATGTTTTCAGAAGGTTGTCCACCTCTTCCTTGGGACAAAGAAAATGCTTACACTCGTGATGCTGTTGAGTTGTATTATGAG GCTTGTGCTGGTGTCTGTTTATCCAAGCGGGATATTCTTCAGTATCTGCTGGAAGGAACAGCTGCTTCTCATGTGGAAGACTTTGGTGATGAGGAGAGTGCTTCTGCTCAGAGTTCAACCAAGGGTAGCATTTCACAAG AGGATGGCCCTGGATGGGTTAAAATTAATGAGAAGACAACACTTTATAATGTTCTAAAGGAACCGAGTTGTGTAGTTCCTGGGCTTCCTG TGTTTTGGGTTGTCTCGAGGAATTCCAGCTTCTATAAAGACTTCAAATCTGGAAATTGGTCTGCTCCAGAACTAGCATGA
- the LOC125870160 gene encoding uncharacterized protein LOC125870160 isoform X2, producing MALWMEAGSEPKTEKELADLDAISSLKESTAFELKELGNEYVKKGKEHYSDAIDCYTRAINQNALSDAEQSILCSNRAHVNLLLGNYRRALQDAEDAIKLNPSNVKALYRAAKASVFLNLLAEAKGLCEKGLQHSSSNEELKKLARHIDIQKSEMERRDAEVSKAVSSAKTIVSAFETRGLKIAKPMYQELTGLRKPTLDKNNILHWAVLLLYPEVMSSDFIEEFCETDMFSAHLDMMFSEGCPPLPWDKENAYTRDAVELYYEACAGVCLSKRDILQYLLEGTAASHVEDFGDEESASAQSSTKGSISQEDGPGWVKINEKTTLYNVLKEPSCVVPGLPVFWVVSRNSSFYKDFKSGNWSAPELA from the exons ATGGCGTTATGGATGGAGGCAGGTTCAGAACCTAAAACAGAGAAAGAATTGGCTGATCTTGATGCTATCTCCTCACTCAAAGAGTCTACCGCTTTTGAACTTaag GAGTTAGGTAATGAATATGTCAAGAAGGGCAAGGAGCATTACTCGGATGCTATTGATTGCTATACAAGGGCAATAAATCAGAATGCTTTAAGTGATGCTGAGCAGTCAATTCTCTGTTCAAACAGAGCTCATGTCAATCTTCTCTTGGGGAATTATAGACGTGCACTCCAGGATGCAGAAGATGCAATCAAATTAAATCCAAGTAATGTTAAG GCTCTTTATCGAGCAGCAAAAGCATCAGTTTTTCTGAATCTTCTGGCTGAAGCAAAAGGGCTCTGCGAGAAAGGTCTTCAGCACTCGTCATCTAATGAAGAACTGAAGAAGCTTGCTAGGCACATCGATATACAGAAATCAGAAATGGAACGTCGTGATGCTGAAGTGTCTAAAGCAGTATCTTCTGCTAAG ACCATTGTTTCTGCATTTGAGACTAGAGGATTGAAGATTGCGAAGCCCATGTATCAAGAACTCACTGGACTAAGAAAACCAACATTagacaaaaataatattcttcATTGGGCAGTTCTTCTTCTGTATCCAGAGGTCATGTCCAGTGACTTCATAGAGGAGTTCTGTGAGACCGACATGTTTTCAGCTCATCTTGATATG ATGTTTTCAGAAGGTTGTCCACCTCTTCCTTGGGACAAAGAAAATGCTTACACTCGTGATGCTGTTGAGTTGTATTATGAG GCTTGTGCTGGTGTCTGTTTATCCAAGCGGGATATTCTTCAGTATCTGCTGGAAGGAACAGCTGCTTCTCATGTGGAAGACTTTGGTGATGAGGAGAGTGCTTCTGCTCAGAGTTCAACCAAGGGTAGCATTTCACAAG AGGATGGCCCTGGATGGGTTAAAATTAATGAGAAGACAACACTTTATAATGTTCTAAAGGAACCGAGTTGTGTAGTTCCTGGGCTTCCTG TGTTTTGGGTTGTCTCGAGGAATTCCAGCTTCTATAAAGACTTCAAATCTGGAAATTGGTCTGCTCCAGAACTAGCATGA